From Citricoccus sp. SGAir0253, a single genomic window includes:
- a CDS encoding DUF4081 domain-containing GNAT family N-acetyltransferase yields MARILSRARPWSPSADDLVRRATGGAVRMLTPADTTALTALAAADPVANCFVESLLENGRHAGSARAGGSLFLGLDASPHGGGTPELEAACWVGANVVPVGASARAGALFGRALLALRRRFASVYGPRTAVLALWEELSRGPQQARQVREDQPLMVLDAEPAVPASERVRPARPAEFAAVLPACVAMFEEELGFSPLQNGAVQYRLRVEDLIRDGHCLVDLDDDGRVRFKADLGVVSAGCTQIQGVWVRPDLRGRGLAAPAMAAVVRYAQGLTPHVSLYVNSFNTAALRTYRTVGFEQVGTFATVLL; encoded by the coding sequence ATGGCCAGGATCCTGTCCAGGGCTCGCCCGTGGTCACCGTCAGCTGACGACCTCGTCCGCCGGGCCACCGGCGGCGCCGTCCGCATGCTCACGCCCGCGGACACCACCGCGCTGACGGCCCTGGCCGCCGCCGACCCGGTGGCGAACTGCTTCGTCGAGTCCCTGCTCGAGAACGGCCGGCACGCCGGGTCCGCGCGTGCCGGGGGATCGCTGTTCCTCGGCCTCGACGCCTCGCCCCACGGGGGTGGGACCCCCGAGCTGGAGGCCGCCTGCTGGGTGGGGGCCAACGTCGTGCCGGTCGGCGCCTCGGCGCGGGCCGGCGCCCTGTTCGGGCGGGCCCTGCTGGCCCTGCGGCGGCGCTTCGCGTCCGTGTACGGTCCGCGGACGGCCGTGCTGGCCCTGTGGGAGGAGCTCTCCCGCGGTCCCCAGCAGGCCCGGCAGGTGCGCGAGGACCAGCCGCTCATGGTCCTGGACGCGGAGCCGGCCGTGCCCGCCTCCGAGCGCGTCCGGCCCGCCCGGCCGGCGGAGTTCGCCGCCGTCCTGCCGGCCTGCGTGGCGATGTTCGAGGAGGAACTCGGCTTCTCGCCCCTGCAGAACGGGGCCGTGCAGTACCGGCTGCGCGTCGAGGACCTCATCCGCGACGGGCACTGCCTCGTGGACCTGGACGACGACGGCCGGGTCCGCTTCAAGGCCGACCTCGGCGTGGTCTCCGCCGGCTGCACCCAGATCCAGGGCGTGTGGGTGCGCCCCGACCTGCGCGGCCGCGGCCTGGCGGCGCCCGCCATGGCGGCCGTGGTCCGGTACGCGCAGGGCCTGACCCCGCACGTGAGCCTGTACGTCAACAGCTTCAACACGGCCGCGCTGCGGACCTACCGCACGGTGGGCTTCGAACAGGTCGGCACGTTCGCGACCGTCCTGCTGTAG
- a CDS encoding proline--tRNA ligase codes for MPLRMSTLFLRTLRDDPADAEVASHRLLVRAGYIRRAGPGAYTWLPLGMRVKDRVEAIVREEMNAIGGQEVQFPALLPKEPYEASGRWDDYGDGIFRVKDRKGADFLLAPTHEEMFTLLVKDHYSSYKDLPAYLYQIQTKYRDEARPRAGLLRVREFIMKDSYSFTVDDAGLERAYADHRAAYLRIFDRLGLEVVPVKATAGAMGGSASEEFLHPSPIGEDTFVESDGGFRANVEAVTTVPPAEADFSAAPPAEVRETPDSTTIAALVDVSNQLLPRDGEPWTAADTLKCVVVTAVLDGEERRPFVVAVPGDRDVDLKRLEAGIGELLEATGEPALEAATEEDLRRIPSFVKGYIGPARVGADGAATQFLGREAESGVPFFVDPRIASGTTWITGANEAQRHVFGLVAGRDFTWDGTVEATEVRDGDLAPDGSGPLRTRRGIEMGHIFQLGRRYAQALDLKVLDENGKQVVVTMGSYGIGVTRAIAALAESHHDDKGLVWPRAVTPADVHVVATGKGEEVFAAAEELVAGLERRGLTVLYDDRKKVSAGVKFSDVELIGIPTSVVVGRGLADGVVEVKDRATGEAQQVEVASAADVIATLVAEGTTHPAGLPD; via the coding sequence GTGCCCCTGCGCATGTCCACCCTCTTCCTCCGCACCCTGCGCGACGACCCGGCCGACGCCGAGGTGGCCAGCCACCGGCTGCTCGTCCGCGCCGGCTACATCCGCCGGGCCGGCCCCGGCGCCTACACGTGGCTGCCGCTGGGCATGCGGGTCAAGGACCGCGTCGAGGCGATCGTGCGCGAGGAGATGAACGCGATCGGCGGCCAGGAGGTGCAGTTCCCCGCCCTGCTGCCGAAGGAGCCCTACGAGGCCTCCGGGCGCTGGGACGACTACGGGGACGGCATCTTCCGGGTCAAGGACCGCAAGGGCGCCGACTTCCTGCTGGCCCCCACCCACGAGGAGATGTTCACCCTCCTGGTGAAGGACCACTACTCCTCGTACAAGGACCTGCCGGCGTACCTGTACCAGATCCAGACCAAGTACCGGGACGAGGCCCGCCCGCGGGCCGGGCTGCTGCGCGTGCGCGAGTTCATCATGAAGGACTCCTACTCCTTCACCGTGGACGACGCCGGCCTGGAGCGCGCCTACGCCGACCACCGCGCGGCCTACCTGCGCATCTTCGACCGCCTCGGCCTGGAGGTCGTCCCGGTCAAGGCCACGGCCGGGGCCATGGGCGGCTCCGCCTCGGAGGAGTTCCTGCACCCCTCGCCGATCGGCGAGGACACCTTCGTGGAGTCCGACGGCGGTTTCCGCGCCAACGTCGAGGCGGTCACCACGGTGCCCCCGGCCGAGGCGGACTTCTCCGCGGCCCCGCCGGCCGAGGTCCGCGAGACCCCCGACTCCACCACGATCGCCGCGCTCGTGGACGTCTCCAACCAGCTCCTCCCGCGGGACGGCGAGCCGTGGACGGCCGCGGACACCCTGAAGTGCGTCGTGGTCACCGCCGTGCTCGACGGCGAGGAGCGCCGCCCCTTCGTCGTCGCGGTCCCGGGCGACCGCGACGTGGACCTCAAGCGCCTCGAGGCCGGGATCGGCGAGCTGCTCGAGGCCACCGGCGAGCCGGCCCTCGAGGCGGCCACCGAGGAGGACCTGCGGCGCATCCCGTCCTTCGTCAAGGGCTACATCGGCCCGGCCCGCGTGGGCGCGGACGGGGCCGCCACGCAGTTCCTGGGCCGCGAGGCCGAGTCCGGCGTGCCGTTCTTCGTGGACCCCCGGATCGCCTCCGGGACCACCTGGATCACCGGCGCCAACGAGGCCCAGCGCCACGTCTTCGGGCTCGTGGCCGGCCGCGACTTCACGTGGGACGGCACGGTCGAGGCCACCGAGGTCCGCGACGGCGACCTCGCCCCGGACGGCTCCGGCCCGCTGCGCACCCGCCGCGGGATCGAGATGGGCCACATCTTCCAGCTCGGCCGGCGCTACGCCCAGGCCCTGGACCTGAAGGTCCTGGACGAGAACGGCAAGCAGGTCGTGGTGACCATGGGCTCCTACGGCATCGGCGTCACCCGCGCCATCGCCGCGCTGGCCGAGTCCCACCACGACGACAAGGGCCTCGTCTGGCCCCGCGCCGTCACCCCGGCGGACGTGCACGTCGTGGCCACCGGCAAGGGCGAGGAGGTCTTCGCCGCCGCCGAGGAGCTCGTGGCCGGGCTCGAGCGGCGCGGGCTCACCGTGCTCTACGACGACCGCAAGAAGGTCTCCGCGGGCGTGAAGTTCTCCGACGTCGAGCTGATCGGCATCCCCACCTCCGTGGTGGTGGGCCGCGGCCTCGCCGACGGCGTGGTCGAGGTCAAGGACCGCGCCACGGGCGAGGCGCAGCAGGTCGAGGTGGCCTCGGCCGCGGACGTCATCGCCACGCTCGTGGCGGAGGGGACCACCCACCCCGCCGGGCTGCCCGACTGA
- the ispG gene encoding flavodoxin-dependent (E)-4-hydroxy-3-methylbut-2-enyl-diphosphate synthase codes for MPAAPPPVLAPRRTTRQISVGRVGVGSDHPVSVQSMTTTKTHDIGATLQQIAELTAAGCDIVRVACPTDKDAAALKVIAQQSTIPVIADIHFQPKYVFAAIEAGCGAVRVNPGNIKRFDDQVKEIAQAASEAGTSIRIGVNAGSLDKRLLEKYGRATPEALVESAVWEASLFEEHGFRDFKISVKHNDPVVMARAYELLAKEGDWPLHLGVTEAGPAFQGTIKSATAFGYLLGQGIGDTIRVSLSAPPVEEVKVGLQILQSLNLRERRLDIVSCPSCGRAQVDVYALAEEVTEGLKDLTVPLRVAVMGCVVNGPGEAREADLGVASGNGKGQIFIKGEVVRTVPEDQIVETLLAEARRIAAESGLGSGEGTDGQDPVQGSPVVTVS; via the coding sequence ATGCCCGCCGCCCCGCCGCCCGTCCTGGCCCCGCGCCGGACCACGAGGCAGATCAGCGTGGGACGCGTCGGCGTGGGATCGGACCACCCCGTGTCGGTGCAGTCCATGACCACCACGAAGACCCACGACATCGGCGCGACCCTGCAGCAGATCGCCGAGCTCACCGCCGCCGGCTGCGACATCGTCCGCGTGGCCTGCCCCACGGACAAGGACGCCGCCGCGCTGAAGGTGATCGCCCAGCAGTCCACCATCCCGGTCATCGCGGACATCCACTTCCAGCCGAAGTACGTGTTCGCGGCGATCGAGGCCGGCTGCGGCGCGGTGCGGGTGAACCCCGGCAACATCAAGCGCTTCGACGACCAGGTCAAGGAGATCGCCCAGGCCGCCTCGGAGGCCGGCACCTCGATCCGGATCGGCGTCAACGCCGGGTCCCTGGACAAGCGGCTGCTGGAGAAGTACGGCCGGGCCACGCCCGAGGCGCTCGTGGAGTCCGCGGTGTGGGAGGCCTCCCTGTTCGAGGAGCACGGCTTCCGTGACTTCAAGATCTCCGTCAAGCACAACGACCCCGTGGTGATGGCCCGGGCCTACGAGCTGCTGGCGAAGGAGGGCGACTGGCCGCTGCACCTGGGCGTGACGGAGGCCGGACCGGCCTTCCAGGGCACCATCAAGTCGGCCACCGCCTTCGGCTACCTGCTCGGCCAGGGGATCGGGGACACCATCCGCGTGTCCCTGTCCGCGCCGCCGGTCGAGGAGGTCAAGGTCGGCCTGCAGATCCTGCAGTCGCTCAACCTGCGCGAGCGCCGGCTGGACATCGTCTCCTGCCCGTCGTGCGGCCGCGCCCAGGTGGACGTGTACGCGCTGGCGGAGGAGGTGACCGAGGGCCTGAAGGACCTCACGGTGCCGCTGCGCGTGGCCGTCATGGGCTGCGTGGTCAATGGCCCGGGCGAGGCCCGCGAGGCCGACCTCGGCGTGGCCTCCGGCAACGGCAAGGGCCAGATCTTCATCAAGGGCGAGGTCGTCCGGACCGTCCCGGAGGACCAGATCGTGGAGACCCTGCTGGCGGAGGCCCGGCGCATCGCCGCCGAGTCCGGACTGGGCAGTGGGGAGGGCACCGATGGCCAGGATCCTGTCCAGGGCTCGCCCGTGGTCACCGTCAGCTGA
- the rimP gene encoding ribosome maturation factor RimP translates to MTAEPPPTPDPAATGPLADLVAPAVASTGMVLEGATVSGEAGHRTLTVVVDRAAGTEGVDLDEVAAVAEAVSQALDAAGDDVPGLGAEPYQLEVTTPGVSRPLTQPRHWQRNVGRLVSVAVAGEGEARSELTGRIREADATGVVLVPVRPGAKKGMPAKVGEPERHDYDRLGPGRVQVELSSGGSGASRDELDTEV, encoded by the coding sequence ATGACCGCTGAGCCACCCCCCACCCCCGACCCCGCCGCCACCGGGCCGCTCGCGGACCTGGTCGCCCCCGCGGTCGCCTCCACCGGCATGGTCCTCGAGGGGGCCACGGTCTCCGGCGAGGCCGGGCACCGGACCCTGACGGTCGTCGTCGACCGCGCCGCGGGCACCGAGGGCGTGGACCTGGACGAGGTGGCCGCCGTGGCCGAGGCGGTCTCCCAGGCCCTCGACGCCGCGGGGGACGACGTTCCCGGGCTCGGCGCCGAGCCCTACCAGCTGGAGGTCACCACCCCGGGCGTCTCCCGGCCGCTGACGCAGCCGCGCCACTGGCAGCGCAACGTCGGCCGGCTGGTCAGCGTGGCCGTCGCGGGGGAGGGCGAGGCCCGGTCCGAGCTCACGGGCCGGATCCGGGAGGCCGACGCGACCGGCGTCGTGCTCGTGCCCGTGCGCCCCGGTGCCAAGAAGGGCATGCCCGCCAAGGTCGGCGAGCCGGAGCGCCACGACTACGACCGGCTCGGCCCGGGCCGCGTGCAGGTAGAGTTGTCCAGCGGTGGCAGCGGTGCCTCCCGCGACGAACTGGACACGGAGGTCTGA
- a CDS encoding sulfite exporter TauE/SafE family protein gives MVVLAGLAAGWIDAVVGGGGLLQLPVLLMVPGITPVQALATNKMGSVFGTTTSTVTYYRRVHPDLRTAVPMAAVALAGSFGGAIVATLLPAAVIKPVIVLALVGVAAFTAARPRLGRDTGLRYAGRRHLATAVAIGLVIGFYDGLLGPGTGTFLVIALVAVLGYDFLQGSAKAKIVNLATNLGAIAFFLPSGHVLLGLGLLLGAANMVGGYVGARMAVRRGAGFIRVVFLVVVSVLILRLGHDVVRDWA, from the coding sequence ATGGTCGTGCTGGCCGGCCTCGCCGCCGGCTGGATCGACGCCGTGGTGGGCGGGGGCGGACTGCTCCAGCTGCCCGTGCTGCTCATGGTCCCCGGCATCACGCCCGTCCAGGCGCTGGCCACCAACAAGATGGGCTCGGTGTTCGGCACCACCACGAGCACCGTCACGTACTACCGGCGCGTGCACCCGGACCTGCGCACGGCCGTGCCGATGGCGGCGGTCGCCCTGGCGGGCAGCTTCGGCGGGGCGATCGTGGCCACCCTGCTGCCCGCCGCCGTCATCAAGCCGGTGATCGTCCTGGCGCTCGTGGGCGTGGCCGCGTTCACCGCGGCCCGCCCGCGGCTCGGCCGGGACACGGGCCTGCGCTACGCGGGCCGGCGCCACCTGGCGACGGCCGTGGCCATCGGCCTGGTCATCGGCTTCTACGACGGGCTGCTGGGCCCCGGCACGGGGACCTTCCTGGTCATCGCCCTCGTGGCGGTGCTCGGCTACGACTTCCTGCAGGGCTCGGCCAAGGCCAAGATCGTGAACCTCGCCACCAACCTGGGGGCCATCGCGTTCTTCCTGCCCTCCGGGCACGTCCTGCTGGGACTCGGCCTGCTGCTCGGCGCGGCCAACATGGTCGGCGGCTACGTGGGCGCGCGGATGGCGGTGCGGCGCGGTGCCGGCTTCATCCGGGTGGTCTTCCTCGTGGTGGTCTCCGTGCTGATCCTGCGCCTCGGCCACGACGTGGTCCGCGACTGGGCCTGA
- a CDS encoding YciI family protein, which produces MQKIFAVQYTYVSGLGDERDAHRAAHREFLASLGPAMVAAGAYVDQPSAALLLVRADSEESVRDLLDGDPFKRHGLVHSTDVHEWSCAVGDLAGVLRGERS; this is translated from the coding sequence ATGCAGAAGATCTTCGCCGTCCAGTACACGTACGTCTCCGGGCTCGGGGACGAGCGCGACGCGCACCGCGCCGCCCACCGCGAGTTCCTCGCCTCCCTCGGCCCGGCCATGGTGGCCGCCGGCGCCTACGTGGACCAGCCCTCGGCCGCGCTGCTGCTGGTGCGCGCCGACTCGGAGGAGTCCGTCCGCGACCTGCTCGACGGCGACCCCTTCAAGCGCCACGGCCTGGTCCACTCCACCGACGTGCACGAGTGGTCGTGCGCCGTGGGGGACCTCGCCGGCGTGCTGCGCGGAGAGCGCTCCTGA